A genome region from Sphingomonas anseongensis includes the following:
- a CDS encoding glutathione S-transferase family protein, which translates to MSDLVFYTNPQSRGRIVRWMLEEVGQPYDTEIIGYDQMKSERYLAVNPMGKVPAIKHRSHVVTECAAICAYLADVFPGAGLGPRDDEKADYYRWLFYAAGPVEAAVSNQAMGWVPTPERERMFGYGNFDKVVALLDELFSHRNYVCGDRFTAADVYVGSQVMFPLQFGMLPEKDSFLRYRDRLTTRDAYKRATETDDRAQAQMQPAQPQPA; encoded by the coding sequence ATGTCCGATCTGGTTTTCTACACCAATCCGCAGTCGCGCGGACGGATCGTCCGCTGGATGCTCGAGGAGGTCGGCCAGCCCTACGACACCGAAATCATCGGCTATGACCAGATGAAGAGCGAGCGCTATCTGGCGGTCAACCCGATGGGCAAGGTGCCCGCAATCAAGCACCGCAGCCATGTCGTCACCGAATGCGCGGCGATCTGCGCCTATCTCGCCGATGTCTTTCCCGGAGCGGGACTTGGCCCTCGCGACGACGAAAAGGCCGATTATTATAGGTGGCTCTTCTATGCCGCCGGCCCGGTCGAGGCCGCGGTTTCGAACCAGGCCATGGGCTGGGTCCCGACGCCCGAGCGTGAGCGCATGTTCGGCTATGGCAATTTCGACAAAGTCGTCGCCTTGCTCGATGAGCTGTTCAGCCACCGCAACTATGTCTGTGGCGATCGCTTCACGGCCGCCGACGTCTATGTCGGCTCGCAGGTCATGTTCCCGCTGCAGTTCGGAATGCTTCCGGAGAAGGACAGCTTCCTTCGATACCGCGACCGGCTGACCACTCGGGACGCTTATAAGCGCGCGACCGAAACCGACGATCGCGCACAGGCACAGATGCAGCCCGCCCAGCCGCAGCCGGCGTAG
- a CDS encoding CinA family protein: MSETLEPALPDDLDERAERLMHALCDRGWKIATAESCTGGMLAALLTDIEGAGHGFERGFVTYTKDSKAELLGIDRGLLDNNDAVSEAVARAMAEGALERSCSDVALGVTGFAGPAGDGHEEGLVHMALARRGQATRQRVEHFGPAGRGPVRIKALRCMLEMLQESLDES, encoded by the coding sequence ATGAGCGAAACGCTCGAGCCCGCTCTTCCGGACGACCTGGATGAGCGGGCGGAGCGCCTGATGCACGCGTTGTGCGACCGAGGCTGGAAGATTGCGACCGCGGAAAGCTGCACCGGCGGAATGCTTGCCGCGCTTCTGACCGACATCGAGGGCGCGGGCCACGGCTTCGAACGCGGCTTCGTCACCTACACCAAGGATTCGAAAGCCGAGCTGCTCGGGATCGATCGCGGCCTTCTCGACAATAACGATGCCGTGTCGGAAGCGGTCGCCCGGGCGATGGCCGAAGGCGCACTCGAACGCTCGTGCTCCGACGTCGCGCTCGGCGTGACCGGCTTTGCCGGACCCGCTGGCGATGGGCACGAGGAGGGCCTGGTCCACATGGCGCTTGCCCGCCGCGGCCAAGCGACGCGCCAGCGCGTCGAACATTTCGGGCCCGCCGGCCGCGGCCCGGTGCGAATCAAGGCCCTGCGCTGTATGCTCGAAATGCTCCAGGAGTCGCTGGACGAGAGCTGA